The Akkermansia muciniphila genome contains a region encoding:
- a CDS encoding ABC transporter ATP-binding protein — translation MIRLRDITKVYHLGEIDLQVLKGITLDIREGEFVSLTGASGSGKSTLMNILGCLDRPSSGHYYIAGEDVAKFNAAERATLRNKRIGFVFQNFNLLSRTTALENVMMPAVYAHPTLSMKAMRERSVELLNLVGLSDRMDHTPAQLSGGQQQRVAIARSLINNPSILLADEPTGNLDSTTSKEVLHMFRDLNRRKGITVILVTHDPKIAAFTDRAINMADGLICEGISDTLSKDDV, via the coding sequence GTGATCCGCTTACGTGACATAACCAAGGTGTACCACCTGGGGGAAATAGACCTTCAAGTGCTCAAGGGCATCACCCTGGACATCAGGGAAGGGGAGTTCGTCTCCCTCACGGGGGCCTCCGGCTCCGGAAAATCCACCCTGATGAACATCCTGGGCTGCCTGGACCGCCCCAGTTCCGGCCATTACTACATTGCCGGAGAGGACGTAGCCAAATTCAACGCCGCAGAGCGCGCCACGCTCCGGAACAAGCGCATCGGCTTCGTCTTCCAGAACTTCAACCTGCTCTCCCGCACCACCGCGCTGGAAAACGTGATGATGCCCGCCGTGTACGCCCACCCCACCCTCAGCATGAAGGCCATGCGCGAGCGCTCCGTGGAGCTGCTGAACCTGGTGGGCCTTTCCGACCGCATGGACCACACCCCGGCCCAGCTTTCCGGCGGCCAGCAGCAGCGCGTAGCCATCGCCCGCTCCCTCATCAACAACCCCAGCATCCTGCTGGCGGACGAGCCCACGGGCAACCTGGACTCCACCACCTCCAAGGAAGTGCTGCACATGTTCAGAGACCTGAACCGCCGGAAGGGGATCACGGTCATCCTGGTGACGCATGACCCCAAAATAGCCGCCTTCACGGACCGGGCCATCAACATGGCGGACGGCCTCATCTGCGAAGGGATTTCCGACACGCTAAGCAAGGACGACGTATGA
- a CDS encoding SH3 domain-containing protein — translation MNTQEIFKTIASHRTEYEHPIRLEKGERVMLGERAPEENWKDWIWAENSRGHGGWVPVQLIDHPEDGAQGTVLEDYSAKELNVDPGEEIVKIRTLNGWTWVRRISDREEGWIPNESIGDEAAQTAENGRS, via the coding sequence ATGAATACCCAGGAAATTTTTAAAACAATTGCTTCACACCGGACGGAATATGAACATCCCATCAGGCTGGAAAAGGGGGAACGCGTTATGCTGGGAGAAAGAGCGCCGGAGGAAAACTGGAAGGACTGGATTTGGGCGGAAAACAGCCGGGGCCATGGAGGCTGGGTTCCCGTTCAACTGATTGACCATCCGGAAGACGGAGCGCAGGGAACGGTGCTGGAAGATTACAGCGCCAAGGAATTGAACGTAGACCCGGGGGAAGAAATCGTCAAGATCAGGACGCTGAACGGGTGGACGTGGGTCCGGAGAATAAGCGACCGGGAGGAGGGATGGATACCCAATGAGTCCATTGGAGATGAAGCGGCGCAGACCGCGGAAAACGGACGCTCTTAA
- a CDS encoding ROK family protein — protein MTASTIPTIGIDFGGTSIKLGVVKGTEVIAHAPSIATQEYGNPDQLIEAIAQFVNMLRLNHPEVQAIGMGMPGFVNFYQGTVYTLTNVPGWNNVPVRDMLQAACGLPVYVENDANCMAYAEWKLGAGKGKRHLVCLTLGTGVGSGLIVNGDLVRGATCSAGELGQTSIDYRGRLGHYGNRGALEDYVGNREIAADARTLYASHGVDKAIVDCNPIALERAALAGDEVAAQVWRDLAVKLSCALMNCCYLLNPQAIIIGGGVAKAKTLLFQPLQEIMRAQLAAPLVEELEILPAQFGTEAGILGSAHLALNTHFGETFRA, from the coding sequence ATGACAGCTTCAACCATCCCCACCATCGGCATTGACTTCGGGGGCACCTCCATCAAGCTGGGGGTCGTCAAAGGGACGGAAGTGATCGCGCACGCGCCTTCCATCGCCACCCAGGAATACGGCAATCCGGATCAATTGATTGAAGCCATCGCCCAGTTCGTGAACATGCTGCGGCTGAACCACCCGGAGGTGCAGGCCATCGGCATGGGGATGCCCGGCTTCGTCAATTTTTACCAGGGAACCGTTTACACGCTCACCAACGTGCCCGGATGGAACAACGTTCCGGTGCGGGACATGCTCCAGGCCGCCTGCGGACTGCCCGTGTATGTGGAGAACGACGCCAACTGCATGGCCTACGCGGAATGGAAGCTGGGGGCAGGAAAAGGAAAAAGGCACCTGGTCTGCCTGACCCTTGGCACGGGTGTGGGCAGCGGCCTCATCGTGAACGGGGACCTTGTGCGCGGGGCCACCTGCTCCGCCGGAGAGCTGGGACAGACGAGCATTGACTACCGGGGACGGCTGGGCCATTACGGCAACCGCGGCGCCCTGGAGGATTACGTGGGCAACCGGGAAATAGCGGCGGACGCCCGCACCCTGTACGCCAGCCACGGCGTGGACAAGGCCATTGTGGACTGCAACCCCATCGCCCTGGAACGGGCCGCGCTGGCGGGGGATGAAGTGGCCGCCCAGGTATGGCGGGACCTGGCCGTGAAGCTTTCCTGCGCGCTGATGAACTGCTGCTACCTGCTGAACCCGCAGGCCATCATCATCGGCGGCGGCGTGGCGAAGGCCAAGACCCTGCTCTTCCAGCCCCTCCAGGAAATCATGAGGGCCCAGCTTGCCGCCCCGCTGGTGGAAGAGCTTGAAATCCTCCCCGCCCAGTTCGGCACGGAGGCGGGCATCCTGGGGTCCGCCCATCTGGCGCTCAACACCCACTTCGGCGAAACGTTCCGGGCCTGA
- a CDS encoding metallophosphoesterase family protein — MKIGIFSDLHDRTDHLEPAMRQMRLLGCGHFFFLGDCTTPESFLRILELTGGLPLDAVPGNNDYDLLLMHRMAANSPAARLHPEHAVITRYGMKFSLSHYPKYAMREARSGNVDAALYGHTHQAVREMYGDCLLANPGELQGRTGRIGFGILDTDSRIMNLHAVDLSAS; from the coding sequence ATGAAGATAGGCATTTTTTCCGACCTGCACGACCGCACGGACCACCTGGAGCCCGCCATGCGCCAGATGCGCCTGCTGGGCTGCGGACATTTCTTTTTCCTAGGAGACTGCACCACCCCGGAAAGCTTCCTGCGCATATTGGAGCTGACCGGCGGCCTGCCCCTGGACGCCGTGCCGGGCAATAACGATTACGATCTTCTCCTGATGCACCGGATGGCGGCCAACTCCCCGGCGGCGCGCCTGCACCCGGAACACGCCGTCATCACCAGGTACGGCATGAAATTCTCCCTCTCCCATTATCCCAAATACGCCATGCGGGAAGCACGGAGCGGCAATGTGGACGCCGCCCTGTACGGCCACACCCACCAGGCCGTGCGGGAAATGTACGGAGACTGCCTGCTTGCCAATCCGGGGGAACTCCAGGGAAGAACCGGGCGCATCGGCTTCGGCATTCTGGATACGGACTCCCGCATCATGAACCTGCACGCCGTGGATTTAAGCGCATCATGA
- a CDS encoding efflux transporter outer membrane subunit — translation MFKYLPLLAACCLSSCMVGPDFRPPANDLPSSWATSRPPRSSDKDLRSWWNIFGDPQLNRLVSASLNNNPDMKSALLRIREARERLRVSQASLLPSADASAGWSLSPDRGFRSSTSQDFTLGASTSWELDLFGGNRRSIEAYRASLMSTEASAGAVRTALLADVATAYFDWITACEQLRIAREQLEIQRNTLTIAEKRYKSEFAPRLDVEQATSTVASTESRIPALEAQVASAKNQLSVLLGTYNSRVELTLPKTSVFEKTPVVPVGLPSELLRRRPDVIAAEADLHVAVANVGVAVADLYPRFSLTGSLSGRGGDFGQLFRENNNVWSLGGNLVQPLFRGGALRATVRAQKAAAEQAAEAYRKTLITAVSEVEEALIAYGNYTSQMQYLHKENNANKEAFLLSRTLYINGQTDFLNVVTAQRSWLSSEESLVTMKQNIRKAVVQLARALGGGW, via the coding sequence ATGTTCAAATACCTCCCCCTGCTGGCCGCCTGCTGCCTGAGTTCCTGCATGGTAGGCCCTGACTTCCGGCCGCCGGCCAATGACCTGCCCTCCTCCTGGGCCACGTCCCGCCCCCCCCGCAGCTCCGACAAGGACCTGCGCTCCTGGTGGAACATCTTCGGGGATCCCCAGCTCAACCGCCTGGTCTCCGCCTCCCTGAACAACAATCCGGACATGAAGTCGGCCCTGCTCCGCATCCGGGAAGCCAGGGAAAGGCTGCGCGTCTCCCAGGCCTCCCTGCTGCCCTCCGCGGACGCGAGCGCGGGCTGGAGCCTGTCTCCGGACCGGGGCTTCCGCAGCTCCACCTCCCAGGACTTTACCCTGGGGGCCTCCACCTCCTGGGAGCTGGACCTCTTTGGCGGCAACCGCCGTTCCATTGAGGCGTACCGCGCTTCCCTCATGTCCACGGAGGCTTCCGCGGGCGCCGTGCGCACAGCCCTGCTGGCGGACGTAGCCACGGCCTACTTTGACTGGATCACCGCCTGCGAACAGCTCCGCATTGCCCGCGAACAGCTGGAAATCCAGCGCAACACCCTCACCATTGCGGAAAAACGCTACAAATCGGAATTCGCCCCCCGCCTGGACGTGGAACAGGCCACCTCCACCGTAGCCTCCACGGAAAGCCGTATTCCGGCGCTGGAAGCACAAGTGGCTTCCGCCAAAAACCAGCTCTCCGTGCTGCTGGGCACGTACAATTCCCGCGTGGAACTGACGCTTCCCAAAACCTCCGTCTTTGAAAAAACTCCCGTGGTTCCGGTGGGCCTCCCCTCCGAACTCCTGCGGCGCAGGCCTGACGTCATCGCCGCGGAGGCGGACCTGCACGTGGCTGTGGCCAACGTGGGCGTGGCCGTGGCGGACCTTTACCCGCGCTTCAGCCTGACGGGCTCCCTTTCCGGCCGCGGCGGGGACTTCGGCCAGCTCTTCCGGGAAAACAACAACGTCTGGTCCCTGGGCGGCAACCTGGTGCAGCCCCTGTTCCGGGGCGGAGCCCTGAGAGCCACGGTGCGCGCCCAGAAAGCGGCAGCGGAACAGGCCGCGGAAGCCTACCGCAAGACGCTCATTACCGCCGTCTCCGAGGTGGAGGAAGCCCTGATCGCCTACGGCAACTACACCTCCCAAATGCAATACCTTCACAAGGAAAACAATGCCAACAAGGAGGCCTTCCTGCTCTCCCGCACCCTGTACATCAACGGACAGACGGACTTTCTGAACGTCGTCACGGCCCAGCGCTCCTGGCTCAGTTCCGAGGAATCCCTGGTCACCATGAAGCAAAACATCCGCAAGGCCGTCGTCCAGCTTGCCCGCGCCCTAGGCGGAGGGTGGTAA
- a CDS encoding serine hydrolase domain-containing protein, translating to MNNDRQIAEAFERNFRDYGELGASVSVWKEGREIVSLHSGFAVADEMRPWTDRSLVPVYSATKGAASAALLLALHRQGASPQMSMGELWPEFPLPYASIAQMMSHQCGLAAFSRPASVFDHEDCVRALEETVPAWQPPEHGYHPHTYGVMLDELMLRLTGERLWRYWEEYIRTPLDLDFYIRLPESEFSRVATLYPGKMDMSNMGTPFYLEYMKKGTPVNRAFNTLTGLNSVRQMNTPEAWTSGAPAFGGVASARGMAKFYQACLGLDELQVFPAAVRGWMRDIVIDGPDLTLKTPTAFSCGFMHDPADPATGRKLRRLFGSGGFGHAGAGGSHAFADPAHGLSFGYAMNRMDLNVLPGVKTRLLIDAVMKEIQGAPEA from the coding sequence ATGAACAATGACCGGCAGATAGCTGAAGCTTTTGAGAGGAACTTCCGTGATTACGGGGAACTGGGCGCATCCGTTTCCGTCTGGAAGGAGGGGAGGGAAATTGTTTCCCTGCATTCCGGTTTTGCCGTGGCGGATGAAATGCGCCCGTGGACGGACCGTTCCCTGGTGCCCGTTTACTCCGCCACCAAGGGGGCCGCTTCCGCCGCCCTGCTGCTGGCCCTGCACCGGCAGGGAGCCTCACCGCAGATGAGCATGGGGGAACTGTGGCCGGAATTCCCGTTGCCCTACGCATCCATCGCGCAAATGATGTCCCACCAGTGCGGCCTGGCTGCCTTCTCACGGCCTGCCAGCGTCTTTGACCATGAGGACTGCGTTCGCGCCCTGGAGGAAACCGTTCCGGCGTGGCAGCCACCGGAGCACGGCTACCATCCGCATACCTACGGCGTGATGCTGGATGAACTCATGTTGCGCCTGACCGGGGAGCGCCTCTGGCGTTACTGGGAGGAATACATCCGCACGCCGCTGGACCTGGACTTTTACATCCGCCTGCCGGAATCCGAATTCAGCCGGGTGGCGACCCTGTACCCCGGCAAGATGGACATGTCCAACATGGGCACGCCGTTTTATCTGGAATACATGAAGAAGGGAACGCCCGTGAACCGCGCGTTCAACACCCTGACCGGCCTGAACAGCGTCCGGCAGATGAACACGCCGGAAGCGTGGACGTCCGGCGCTCCGGCGTTCGGGGGTGTAGCTTCCGCCCGCGGCATGGCAAAATTCTACCAGGCGTGCCTGGGGCTGGATGAACTTCAGGTATTCCCGGCGGCGGTGCGCGGCTGGATGCGGGACATCGTCATTGACGGCCCGGACCTGACCCTGAAAACGCCCACCGCCTTTTCCTGCGGCTTTATGCATGACCCGGCGGACCCCGCCACGGGGCGCAAGCTGCGCCGCCTGTTCGGCTCCGGCGGCTTCGGGCACGCCGGGGCGGGCGGCTCCCACGCCTTTGCGGACCCGGCCCACGGCCTCTCCTTCGGTTACGCGATGAACCGCATGGACTTGAACGTGCTGCCCGGCGTGAAAACGCGCCTGCTCATTGACGCGGTGATGAAGGAAATTCAGGGGGCGCCGGAGGCGTGA
- a CDS encoding ABC transporter permease — MKFLPLLKTCIKALVRNPMRAALTILGIIIGIAAVIAMVEIGQGSTLQIKNTIASMGADTLNIRPGAISKSGVNTGAGGRASLTNADCEAIMKDCTMVLRATPVVRASGQVIYGNKNWSPETVEGGSVEYLKIKSWYDMERGQPFSEEDVEQARRVCVIGQTVARELFGDEDPLGKDIRIKNVMFKVIGILQKKGANMMGRDQDDSIILPWTSIRYRLQGLGGGSASSSGKSTTTFNRADKYTANSVDYYTETTDQPYTDAPHPRRFNNIDSIMAQIADPERSSEAIDQITEVIRAKHNLKDGQLDDFRVWDMAEMSRAMSSTTEVMTNLLMIVAMISLVVGGVGIMNIMLVSVTERTKEIGLRMAVGARPQDIMRQFLLEAVLLCVVGGALGIMLGKAISIIVSRTMNWATASSPEAMALAVGVSVFIGLAFGWYPSWKASKMDPIDALRHE, encoded by the coding sequence ATGAAATTCCTTCCCCTCCTTAAAACCTGCATCAAGGCCCTGGTGCGCAACCCCATGCGCGCCGCGCTCACCATCCTGGGCATCATCATCGGCATTGCCGCGGTGATCGCCATGGTGGAAATAGGCCAGGGGTCCACGCTCCAGATTAAAAACACCATCGCCTCCATGGGGGCGGACACCCTGAACATCCGCCCCGGCGCCATCTCCAAAAGCGGCGTCAACACCGGCGCGGGCGGCAGGGCCTCCCTGACCAACGCGGACTGTGAAGCCATCATGAAAGACTGTACCATGGTCCTGCGCGCCACGCCCGTGGTGCGCGCCAGCGGCCAGGTCATTTACGGCAACAAGAACTGGAGCCCGGAAACCGTGGAAGGCGGTTCCGTGGAATACCTGAAAATCAAAAGCTGGTATGACATGGAACGCGGCCAGCCCTTCTCCGAGGAAGACGTGGAGCAGGCCAGGCGCGTGTGCGTCATCGGCCAGACGGTAGCCAGGGAACTCTTCGGGGATGAAGACCCGCTGGGCAAGGACATCCGCATCAAGAACGTCATGTTCAAGGTCATCGGCATCCTCCAGAAGAAGGGGGCCAACATGATGGGCCGCGACCAGGACGACTCCATCATCCTGCCGTGGACGAGCATCCGCTACCGCCTTCAGGGGCTGGGTGGCGGGTCCGCCTCCTCCTCCGGCAAATCCACCACCACCTTCAACCGGGCGGACAAGTACACCGCCAATTCCGTGGATTACTACACGGAAACCACGGACCAGCCGTACACGGACGCCCCCCATCCGCGCCGCTTCAACAACATTGACTCCATCATGGCGCAGATTGCGGACCCGGAGCGCTCCTCCGAGGCGATCGACCAGATTACGGAAGTCATCCGCGCCAAGCACAACCTGAAGGACGGCCAGCTGGACGACTTCCGGGTGTGGGACATGGCTGAAATGTCCCGCGCCATGAGCAGCACCACGGAAGTCATGACCAACCTGCTGATGATCGTGGCCATGATCTCCCTGGTCGTGGGCGGCGTGGGCATCATGAACATCATGCTCGTCTCCGTCACGGAACGCACCAAGGAAATCGGCCTGCGCATGGCCGTGGGCGCCCGTCCGCAGGACATCATGCGCCAGTTCCTGCTGGAAGCGGTGCTGCTCTGCGTGGTGGGCGGCGCGCTGGGCATCATGCTCGGCAAGGCCATCTCCATCATCGTCAGCCGCACCATGAACTGGGCCACCGCCTCCTCCCCGGAAGCCATGGCCCTGGCCGTGGGCGTCTCCGTGTTCATCGGCCTGGCTTTCGGGTGGTATCCGTCCTGGAAGGCTTCCAAAATGGACCCCATCGACGCCCTGCGCCACGAATAA
- a CDS encoding efflux RND transporter periplasmic adaptor subunit encodes MKGFIKLIIVIVVLAGAWFAWEQWKGNEAIQVEYQTEPLEKGDLMITIDATGVTEPDELVDVGAQVSGIIMEFGKDLNGKVVDYSSPVKAGQMLAEIDKLPVQLDVQRAEASKAQASAGIARARADIQQAKAKHHQAKLDRERAEKLGPGDALSKSSYDQYIADEETARANVAVAEASLLEAEASLKQAEAALKKEMRNLEYTTIQSPVDGVVVKRLVNIGQTVVSSMSASSLFYIATDLSKLKIWAAVNEADIGSIRQGQEVIFTVDAFSGRKFKGTVDKIRLDATMTSNVVTYIVDIDVPNPDKLLIPYLTANVQFVVEDIRNAFLVSNAALRFQPEADIIGAEQKKALEQMQPELAAPAQKGQEKKAVVWELRDSLLYPHLVTRGESNGMMTAVKGETLREGMEIVSTAQILNRSENSGDGTSASAGGENPFAPKMPPRRKPSTGNTKAASGNGGPPPPP; translated from the coding sequence GTGAAGGGATTTATCAAACTCATCATCGTCATTGTCGTTCTCGCAGGCGCCTGGTTCGCCTGGGAACAGTGGAAGGGGAATGAAGCCATCCAGGTGGAGTACCAGACAGAGCCTCTTGAAAAGGGGGATCTGATGATCACCATTGATGCCACCGGCGTCACGGAACCTGATGAACTGGTGGACGTGGGCGCCCAGGTCAGCGGCATCATCATGGAGTTCGGCAAGGATCTGAACGGCAAGGTGGTGGATTACTCCAGCCCGGTGAAGGCGGGGCAGATGCTCGCGGAGATCGACAAGCTGCCCGTACAGCTGGACGTGCAGCGTGCGGAAGCCTCCAAGGCGCAGGCCTCCGCCGGAATCGCCCGCGCCAGGGCGGACATCCAGCAGGCCAAGGCCAAGCACCACCAGGCCAAGCTGGACCGGGAACGCGCGGAAAAGCTGGGACCGGGGGACGCCCTGTCCAAGTCCAGCTATGACCAGTACATTGCGGATGAAGAGACTGCACGCGCCAACGTAGCCGTGGCGGAAGCTTCCCTGCTGGAAGCGGAGGCCTCCCTGAAACAGGCGGAAGCCGCGCTGAAAAAGGAAATGCGCAACCTGGAATACACCACCATCCAGTCCCCCGTGGACGGCGTGGTGGTCAAGCGCCTGGTGAACATCGGCCAGACGGTGGTTTCCAGCATGAGCGCCTCCAGCCTCTTCTACATCGCTACGGACCTTTCCAAGCTTAAAATCTGGGCCGCCGTGAATGAGGCGGACATCGGCAGCATCCGCCAGGGGCAGGAAGTCATCTTTACCGTGGACGCCTTTTCCGGCCGCAAATTCAAGGGAACGGTAGACAAAATCCGCCTGGACGCCACCATGACCTCCAACGTGGTCACCTACATTGTGGACATTGACGTTCCCAACCCGGACAAGCTCCTCATCCCCTACCTGACGGCCAACGTCCAGTTTGTGGTGGAGGACATCCGGAATGCCTTCCTGGTCTCCAATGCCGCGCTCCGCTTTCAGCCGGAAGCGGACATCATCGGCGCCGAACAGAAAAAAGCCCTTGAACAGATGCAGCCCGAACTGGCCGCTCCCGCACAAAAGGGACAGGAGAAAAAAGCCGTGGTCTGGGAACTGCGGGACAGTCTTCTTTACCCCCACCTGGTCACCAGGGGGGAAAGCAACGGCATGATGACGGCCGTCAAGGGGGAAACGCTCCGGGAAGGTATGGAAATTGTCTCCACGGCGCAGATCCTGAACCGCTCCGAGAACTCCGGGGACGGAACGTCCGCCTCCGCCGGCGGTGAAAACCCGTTCGCTCCCAAGATGCCTCCGCGCCGCAAGCCGAGCACGGGCAATACGAAGGCGGCCTCCGGCAATGGCGGCCCGCCCCCGCCTCCCTGA
- a CDS encoding RsmB/NOP family class I SAM-dependent RNA methyltransferase, whose amino-acid sequence MSSIQILRLASKLGLAPEQEQDFLDAMQAGDRARSALVITPQAPEGYVPPLPADETPRDWGHPSILALPAGETEARPGSLPDYERGYYYPLDLSSVWETAPLAHLPLRPERCLDLCAAPGGKSILAQTRVAPRVHVSNEVHPKRLGILRHNLLRCGFTGLYTQRLRPDQWAELAPGSFDLILADAPCSGQSLLAKGIPNPGCFNPSVTGGNAKRQRGILLAAVRCLAPGGHLLYTTCTYAPEENERNILYLLKRCPYLCTVPVPELEPFRSALAREACYRLMPFHGAGAGGFTCLLRRDGESSPLPPLPDELLAWPIQAMTR is encoded by the coding sequence GTGTCCTCCATCCAAATACTCAGGCTCGCCTCCAAGCTGGGGCTGGCTCCGGAACAGGAGCAGGATTTTCTGGATGCCATGCAGGCCGGGGACCGCGCCAGAAGCGCGCTGGTCATCACCCCGCAGGCTCCGGAAGGCTACGTTCCGCCCCTCCCTGCGGATGAAACGCCGCGGGACTGGGGGCACCCTTCCATTCTGGCGCTCCCGGCGGGAGAAACGGAGGCCCGGCCCGGTTCCCTGCCGGATTACGAACGCGGCTATTACTACCCCCTGGACCTCTCCTCCGTCTGGGAGACCGCCCCGCTGGCCCATCTGCCCCTCCGGCCGGAACGCTGCCTGGACCTGTGTGCCGCGCCCGGAGGGAAAAGCATTCTGGCGCAAACGCGGGTCGCCCCGCGGGTGCACGTCTCCAACGAGGTGCACCCCAAACGCCTGGGCATCCTGCGCCACAACCTGCTGCGCTGCGGCTTCACGGGCCTGTACACCCAGCGCCTGCGGCCGGACCAGTGGGCGGAACTCGCCCCCGGCAGTTTTGACCTCATTCTGGCGGACGCCCCGTGCAGCGGGCAGTCCCTGCTGGCCAAGGGCATTCCCAACCCCGGCTGCTTCAACCCCTCCGTGACCGGGGGCAACGCCAAGCGGCAGCGGGGCATCCTGCTGGCGGCGGTCCGCTGCCTGGCGCCCGGAGGCCATCTGCTGTACACCACCTGCACCTACGCCCCGGAGGAGAACGAGCGCAACATCCTGTACCTGCTGAAACGCTGTCCGTATCTGTGCACCGTGCCCGTGCCGGAGCTGGAGCCCTTCCGCTCCGCGCTGGCGCGGGAGGCCTGCTACCGTCTTATGCCTTTCCACGGAGCGGGCGCGGGCGGCTTCACCTGCCTGCTGCGCCGGGACGGGGAATCCTCTCCCCTGCCTCCCCTGCCTGACGAACTGCTGGCCTGGCCCATCCAGGCCATGACCCGCTGA
- a CDS encoding (deoxy)nucleoside triphosphate pyrophosphohydrolase, producing MNTLDVCCALIELSAAQGTLLLAARKAAGQSNGLLYEFPGGKLEPGENAQDAIIREIREELGCAVHPVRMLTPVRHGEKERIIRLIPFLCRLEPGALPRPLEHESLGFFSRRTLAELPWAPADRPILKEWLEGAC from the coding sequence ATGAACACCCTGGACGTTTGCTGCGCCCTGATTGAGCTGTCCGCCGCCCAGGGAACCCTGCTCCTGGCCGCCAGAAAGGCCGCGGGACAGTCCAACGGGCTGCTTTATGAATTTCCCGGCGGAAAACTGGAACCCGGAGAAAACGCGCAGGACGCCATCATCCGGGAAATCCGGGAAGAGCTGGGGTGCGCCGTCCATCCCGTCCGCATGCTCACTCCCGTACGGCACGGGGAAAAGGAACGCATCATCCGCCTCATCCCCTTCCTATGCCGCCTGGAACCCGGAGCGTTGCCCCGGCCCCTGGAGCATGAAAGCCTGGGCTTCTTCTCCCGCCGCACGCTGGCGGAACTGCCGTGGGCGCCCGCAGACCGCCCCATTTTAAAGGAATGGCTGGAGGGTGCCTGCTGA
- the tsaA gene encoding tRNA (N6-threonylcarbamoyladenosine(37)-N6)-methyltransferase TrmO gives MHPVARVSTCYPDKFGVPRQSGLVPGARARLVFEPPFRNSDAVRGLEGFSHVWLIWVFSENLREGWSPTVRPPRLGGNVRMGVFATRAPFRPNPIGLSAVRLERVELHPQDGPVLHLSGVDLVDGTPILDIKPYVPLADCIPEAAEGFTASPYERLDVEIPAALAESMPPEELAALEDTLSLDPRPQYQDDPERIYGLLFSGWEVKFRVVEGRLYVLSLEPSGQRPNTGD, from the coding sequence TTGCACCCCGTCGCCCGCGTCAGCACGTGTTATCCGGACAAGTTCGGCGTGCCGCGCCAGAGCGGCCTGGTGCCGGGAGCACGGGCGCGGCTGGTGTTTGAACCGCCGTTCCGCAATTCGGACGCCGTCCGCGGCCTGGAGGGCTTTTCCCACGTGTGGTTGATCTGGGTGTTCAGTGAAAACCTGCGGGAAGGGTGGAGCCCCACCGTCCGGCCTCCGCGCCTGGGCGGGAATGTGCGCATGGGGGTATTCGCCACGCGCGCGCCGTTCCGGCCCAACCCCATCGGCCTGTCCGCCGTCAGGCTGGAACGGGTGGAACTGCACCCGCAGGACGGCCCGGTACTGCACCTTTCCGGCGTGGACCTGGTGGACGGCACGCCCATTCTGGACATCAAGCCTTATGTGCCCCTGGCGGACTGCATTCCGGAGGCCGCGGAGGGTTTCACCGCCTCCCCCTATGAGCGGCTGGACGTGGAAATACCCGCCGCTCTGGCGGAATCCATGCCGCCGGAGGAACTGGCGGCGCTGGAGGATACGCTGTCCCTGGACCCCCGCCCCCAGTACCAGGATGACCCGGAACGGATTTACGGCCTCCTGTTCTCCGGGTGGGAGGTGAAATTCAGGGTGGTGGAGGGACGCTTGTACGTGCTGTCTCTGGAGCCCTCCGGGCAACGCCCGAATACGGGAGACTAA